Proteins encoded in a region of the Saccharothrix ecbatanensis genome:
- a CDS encoding glycosyltransferase encodes MNPIPGLVSVVMLVRNRLEYTRRALVSLARASGDFEIIVVDNGSDDGTSEYLAAVDLGRPLTVLRHEDDRGGSERRNVGAAVARGEFLFFLDNDVLVDDPDVVEVLVAELTADPGLAAVSPLLLYPGDGALVQCAGGGSTVNGHVGSVGRGQALTATHREHREQTWAPTAALMVRHSSFRRVGGFDAAFDPVSLCEDIDLCCRLRADGERMRYVGSVAMRHFEGTTFNHVGHDKLPIWKRHMRVIRSRWADVFAKGPEHTAADLEWVPVEKDYSDLDRPRVSVLGDPTSAAADLSFFASDRVLATAEPADVRVVIVGAEATQAVPGVRVVGVTDPNASEPAEHRVPWVLRDGTRLVETVPAEGVVVRAPNTSAVLIALRRGLHVLVGKHVVDDIVVEAARKAPGRCSVDLSWAHHPDLTALGKAVTEGRAGVPQGFAVRLDHVTTDRNLVTELGPDVLDAVERVLGAPVTEVRTVEAAHDRVRAVAVAGGVTGAVEVSWGEPQFRISVTGTEGALAADLTASPVDGSYADFVGALRGGPTPLTDLAAIGGLFDLVPGWRSEVAALLTGGSDR; translated from the coding sequence GTGAACCCGATACCGGGTTTGGTCTCGGTCGTCATGTTGGTCAGGAACCGCTTGGAGTACACGCGGCGGGCGTTGGTGTCGCTCGCGCGCGCGTCCGGCGACTTCGAGATCATCGTGGTGGACAACGGATCCGACGACGGCACCTCCGAGTACCTGGCCGCTGTGGACCTCGGCCGCCCTCTGACCGTCCTGCGCCACGAGGACGATCGCGGCGGGAGCGAACGGCGCAATGTCGGCGCGGCGGTGGCACGCGGCGAGTTCCTGTTCTTCCTCGACAACGACGTGCTCGTGGACGACCCGGATGTGGTGGAGGTGCTCGTCGCCGAGCTGACCGCCGATCCGGGCCTGGCCGCCGTGTCACCGTTGCTGCTCTACCCCGGCGACGGCGCGTTGGTGCAGTGCGCGGGCGGCGGGTCCACCGTCAACGGCCACGTCGGGTCTGTCGGGCGCGGCCAAGCCCTCACCGCCACGCACCGGGAGCACCGCGAGCAGACCTGGGCGCCCACCGCCGCGCTGATGGTGCGGCACAGCTCTTTCCGGCGGGTCGGCGGGTTCGACGCGGCGTTCGACCCGGTATCGCTGTGCGAGGACATCGACCTGTGCTGCCGTTTGCGTGCCGACGGCGAACGGATGCGTTACGTCGGGTCGGTGGCGATGCGGCACTTCGAGGGCACCACGTTCAACCACGTCGGGCACGACAAGCTCCCGATCTGGAAGCGGCACATGCGGGTGATCCGCAGCCGTTGGGCCGACGTCTTCGCCAAGGGACCCGAGCACACGGCCGCGGACCTGGAGTGGGTGCCGGTCGAGAAGGACTACTCCGATCTGGACCGGCCGCGGGTGTCAGTGCTCGGCGATCCGACGTCCGCGGCGGCGGATCTGAGCTTCTTCGCCAGCGATCGGGTGCTGGCCACCGCGGAGCCTGCCGACGTGCGGGTCGTCATCGTCGGAGCGGAGGCGACGCAGGCGGTGCCCGGTGTGCGGGTCGTCGGCGTGACGGATCCGAACGCCTCGGAGCCCGCCGAGCACAGGGTTCCCTGGGTGCTGCGCGACGGGACGCGACTGGTGGAGACGGTTCCCGCGGAGGGTGTCGTGGTGCGCGCGCCGAACACCTCCGCCGTGCTGATCGCGTTGCGCCGGGGGCTGCACGTCCTGGTGGGCAAGCACGTCGTGGACGACATCGTGGTCGAGGCCGCGCGGAAAGCGCCCGGCCGGTGCTCGGTCGACCTGTCCTGGGCGCACCACCCGGACCTGACCGCGCTGGGCAAGGCGGTGACCGAGGGGCGAGCCGGGGTTCCGCAAGGCTTCGCGGTGCGCCTCGACCACGTGACGACGGACCGGAACCTGGTGACCGAACTCGGCCCGGACGTCCTGGACGCGGTCGAACGGGTGCTCGGCGCGCCCGTGACCGAAGTGCGGACGGTGGAAGCGGCCCACGACCGGGTGCGGGCCGTGGCGGTGGCCGGCGGAGTGACCGGGGCGGTCGAGGTGAGCTGGGGTGAGCCCCAGTTCCGCATCTCGGTCACGGGCACGGAAGGCGCACTGGCCGCCGACCTCACGGCGTCACCGGTGGACGGCTCGTACGCGGACTTCGTCGGCGCGCTGCGCGGCGGGCCGACGCCGTTGACGGACCTGGCCGCGATCGGCGGGCTGTTCGACCTGGTGCCGGGGTGGCGTTCGGAGGTGGCCGCTCTCCTCACCGGGGGGTCGGACCGATGA
- a CDS encoding class I adenylate-forming enzyme family protein yields the protein MNLVYAMRAGAAAGGWLDRPAYEVDGAVLTHIDVYAGAARVAGGLVRAGVQVGDRVAVVLDDGPDFVLTFLAAVHLGAVAVPINPRLHHDERHRVLGLAQPALVVCRPGDRRSLSGFPVTVFAELEGAQPIPPAPRAADQQAYAMFTSGTTGVPRLCPQLHGDAIIHHRTFAVPALGLGPDDVVHSVSKLYFAYGLGNSLLYPLMSGSRVVLNPNPPQVEDVLAIVAKHDVTALFAVPTFYSKLVAHPDRDRLAGLRIAAAGGEVLGTALEERLMEVLGDRLLNGIGSTEVGQAFTHNTPGARRVGTVGRALPPFEVRVVDDQSDPVEPDEVGRLQVRGPTITVGVGEDGEAERTRDWYATGDLASIDADGFIRVNGRLDDIENVGGIKVHPLEVEHLLGSHPLVREVAACAVADDDGTVRLRAYVVRVDSPVGDDELEDDLTDLARRHLTAYKVPRQVVFVESLPRTGSGKLRRSVVREWKP from the coding sequence ATGAACCTGGTCTACGCGATGCGCGCCGGAGCCGCCGCCGGCGGGTGGCTGGACCGCCCGGCCTACGAGGTCGACGGCGCTGTGCTGACCCACATCGACGTGTACGCCGGAGCGGCCCGCGTCGCCGGGGGGTTGGTCCGCGCGGGAGTGCAGGTCGGTGACCGGGTGGCGGTCGTGCTGGACGACGGGCCGGATTTCGTCCTGACGTTCCTGGCAGCCGTGCACCTCGGCGCGGTCGCGGTGCCGATCAACCCGCGCCTGCACCACGACGAGCGGCACCGGGTGCTCGGCCTCGCGCAGCCCGCGCTGGTCGTCTGCCGTCCGGGCGACCGGCGGTCGTTGAGCGGATTCCCCGTGACGGTGTTCGCCGAACTCGAAGGGGCACAACCGATCCCGCCCGCGCCGCGCGCCGCGGACCAACAGGCGTACGCGATGTTCACCTCGGGCACCACCGGCGTGCCCAGGCTGTGCCCGCAGCTGCACGGCGACGCGATCATCCACCACCGGACGTTCGCCGTGCCCGCGCTGGGTCTGGGACCCGACGACGTCGTCCACTCGGTCTCCAAGCTCTACTTCGCCTACGGCCTGGGCAACTCCCTGCTGTACCCGCTGATGAGCGGGAGCCGCGTGGTGCTGAACCCGAATCCTCCGCAGGTCGAGGACGTGCTGGCGATCGTGGCGAAGCACGACGTCACCGCCCTGTTCGCGGTGCCGACCTTCTACAGCAAGCTCGTCGCCCACCCCGACCGCGACCGGCTGGCCGGCCTCCGCATCGCCGCCGCCGGTGGCGAGGTGCTGGGGACGGCGCTGGAAGAACGGCTGATGGAGGTCCTGGGCGACCGGCTGCTCAACGGCATCGGCTCCACCGAGGTCGGTCAGGCGTTCACCCACAACACCCCCGGCGCACGGCGGGTGGGCACGGTCGGGCGCGCGCTGCCGCCGTTCGAAGTGCGTGTGGTGGACGACCAGAGCGACCCCGTGGAGCCGGACGAGGTGGGCCGGTTGCAGGTGCGCGGACCGACCATCACGGTCGGCGTCGGTGAGGACGGTGAGGCCGAGCGCACGCGGGACTGGTACGCCACCGGCGACCTGGCGTCGATCGACGCCGACGGGTTCATCCGCGTCAACGGCCGCTTGGACGACATCGAGAACGTCGGAGGGATCAAGGTGCATCCGTTGGAAGTGGAGCACCTCCTCGGGAGTCACCCGCTGGTGCGTGAAGTGGCGGCGTGCGCCGTGGCCGATGACGACGGGACGGTCCGGCTGCGCGCCTACGTCGTGCGGGTCGACTCGCCGGTCGGCGACGACGAGCTGGAGGACGACCTGACCGACCTCGCCCGTCGCCACCTCACGGCGTACAAGGTGCCGCGCCAAGTGGTGTTCGTGGAGTCCTTGCCGCGGACCGGATCGGGCAAGCTGCGCCGGTCCGTAGTGCGGGAGTGGAAGCCCTGA